From one Pseudomonas sp. S35 genomic stretch:
- a CDS encoding ABC transporter permease yields MNLSPLNRRRFERFKANKRGWWSLWLFLILFGLSLGAELIANDKPLAVHYDGDWYFPALKRYPETTFGGEFPLEANYKSPYIQELLKAKDAWTLWAPIPFSYQSINYDLKVPAPAPPSSANLLGTDDQGRDVLARVIYGFRVSVLFALTLTILSSIIGVIAGALQGFYGGWVDLAGQRFLEIWSGLPVLYLLIILASFVQPDFWWLLGIMLLFSWMSLVDVVRAEFLRGRNLEYVRAARALGMQNGAIMFRHILPNAMVSTMTFMPFILTGAIGTLTALDFLGFGLPAGSPSLGELVAQGKSNLQAPWLGMSAFAVLAIMLSLLVFIGESARDAFDPRK; encoded by the coding sequence ATGAACCTATCCCCCCTCAATCGCCGCCGGTTCGAACGGTTCAAAGCCAACAAGCGCGGCTGGTGGTCGCTGTGGCTGTTCCTGATCCTGTTCGGGCTGAGCCTGGGCGCGGAGCTGATCGCCAACGACAAACCGCTGGCCGTGCATTACGACGGCGACTGGTACTTCCCGGCGCTCAAGCGCTACCCGGAGACTACCTTCGGCGGCGAGTTCCCGCTGGAGGCCAACTACAAGAGCCCGTACATCCAGGAACTGCTCAAGGCCAAGGACGCCTGGACCTTATGGGCGCCGATCCCGTTCAGCTACCAGAGCATCAACTACGACCTCAAAGTACCGGCCCCCGCGCCACCGTCGTCAGCAAACCTGCTGGGCACCGATGACCAGGGCCGCGATGTACTGGCGCGGGTGATCTACGGCTTCCGGGTGTCGGTGCTGTTTGCCCTGACCCTGACCATCCTCAGCTCGATCATCGGCGTGATCGCCGGCGCCTTGCAGGGGTTTTATGGCGGCTGGGTCGACCTGGCCGGGCAGCGTTTCCTGGAGATCTGGTCCGGGCTGCCGGTGCTGTACCTGCTGATCATCCTCGCCAGTTTCGTGCAGCCCGACTTCTGGTGGCTGCTGGGGATCATGTTGCTGTTCTCCTGGATGAGCCTGGTAGACGTGGTGCGCGCCGAGTTCCTGCGCGGGCGCAACCTCGAATACGTGCGCGCCGCCAGGGCGCTGGGCATGCAGAACGGCGCGATCATGTTCCGCCATATCCTGCCCAACGCGATGGTCTCGACCATGACGTTCATGCCGTTCATCCTCACCGGCGCCATCGGCACCCTCACCGCCCTGGACTTCCTTGGCTTTGGCTTGCCGGCCGGCTCGCCGTCCCTGGGCGAACTGGTAGCCCAGGGCAAATCCAACCTGCAAGCGCCGTGGCTGGGCATGAGCGCGTTTGCCGTGCTGGCAATCATGTTGAGTTTGCTGGTGTTCATCGGCGAGTCCGCTCGCGATGCCTTCGACCCGAGGAAATGA
- a CDS encoding sigma-70 family RNA polymerase sigma factor encodes MDSVSTSFTHLYGTHHGWLLGLLRRRLNDRWDAADLAHDTFIRLLNRPPTETDHARQRSYLATIARGLCIDHWRRRQLEKAWLDSLALIPHATQPSPEQRALIVETLYEVDAMLARLPSKVREAFLLAQLHGLPYKAIGEQLRVGERMVKKYMAQALLHCAILEAELDGMLVQ; translated from the coding sequence ATGGACAGTGTGTCGACCTCCTTCACCCACCTCTACGGCACCCACCACGGCTGGCTGCTCGGCCTGTTGCGCCGCCGCCTGAACGACCGCTGGGATGCCGCCGACCTGGCCCACGACACCTTCATCCGCCTGCTCAACCGCCCGCCGACCGAGACCGATCACGCGCGCCAACGCTCTTACCTGGCCACTATCGCCCGCGGTTTATGCATCGACCATTGGCGCCGCCGCCAACTGGAAAAGGCCTGGCTCGACAGCCTCGCGCTAATCCCGCACGCCACCCAGCCGTCGCCGGAACAACGGGCACTCATCGTCGAAACCCTCTACGAAGTGGACGCCATGCTCGCCCGCCTGCCGAGCAAGGTCCGCGAAGCGTTCCTGCTGGCCCAACTGCACGGCCTGCCCTACAAGGCGATTGGCGAGCAACTGCGCGTGGGCGAACGCATGGTCAAGAAATACATGGCCCAGGCCCTGCTGCATTGCGCAATCCTCGAAGCCGAACTCGATGGGATGCTGGTGCAATGA
- the gloB gene encoding hydroxyacylglutathione hydrolase encodes MIQISALPAFTDNYIWLLQDPHTQHCAVVDPGDAAPVLAWLTQNPAWTLSDILITHHHHDHVGGVEQLKRETDAKVYGPATEQIPARDVALQDNDRISVLGLDFDVYTVPGHTLGHIAFYHQGVLFCGDTLFAAGCGRLFEGTPEQMHTSLERLAALPAETLVYCTHEYTQSNLKFAQAVEPDNADIAERVENVRQLRANGEMTLPSNLALEKLTNPFLRTSETSVKQKADERNGRDNRSGAEVFASLRAWKDKF; translated from the coding sequence ATGATACAGATCAGTGCCCTGCCCGCCTTCACCGACAACTACATTTGGCTGTTGCAAGATCCACACACCCAACACTGCGCGGTGGTCGATCCCGGCGATGCCGCACCGGTGCTGGCCTGGCTCACGCAAAACCCGGCGTGGACCCTGAGTGACATCCTGATCACCCACCATCACCACGATCATGTCGGCGGCGTCGAACAACTCAAGCGTGAGACCGACGCCAAGGTCTACGGCCCGGCCACCGAGCAGATCCCGGCGCGGGACGTCGCCCTGCAGGATAACGACCGCATCAGCGTGCTGGGTTTGGACTTCGACGTCTATACCGTGCCCGGCCACACCTTGGGCCACATAGCCTTCTATCACCAGGGCGTGTTGTTCTGTGGCGACACCCTGTTCGCCGCCGGTTGCGGTCGCCTGTTCGAAGGCACGCCGGAGCAGATGCACACCTCCCTTGAGCGCCTGGCCGCCCTGCCCGCCGAGACGTTGGTGTACTGCACCCACGAATACACACAAAGTAACCTCAAGTTTGCCCAAGCGGTGGAACCCGACAACGCCGATATCGCCGAACGGGTGGAAAACGTCCGCCAACTGCGGGCCAATGGCGAGATGACACTGCCCTCCAACCTGGCCCTGGAAAAACTTACTAACCCTTTCCTGCGCACCTCTGAAACATCCGTTAAACAAAAAGCGGACGAACGGAATGGCCGCGACAACCGCTCTGGGGCCGAGGTGTTTGCTAGCTTGAGGGCGTGGAAAGATAAGTTCTAA
- a CDS encoding extracellular solute-binding protein — MMYLRTSLFAGLLLCCAAHAAPQHALTLYNEPPKYPANFKHTDYVNPDAPKGGTFRESSLAGFDSFNPFISKGVPADNIGLIYDTLATQSLDEPFTEYGLVAGKIEKAPDNSWVRFYLRPEARFHDGHPMRADDVVFSFQTLIKDGTPLYRTYYADVDEVIAEDPLRVLFKFKRTNNRELPLILGQLPVLPKHWWATRDFNKGNLEIPLGSGPYRVAEVKAGRSVSYERVKDYWGKDLPINKGLYNFDRRVTDYYRDATVALEALKAGQFDYWAEFSAKNWANAYNVPAVTQGRLIKEEIPNGNPTGMQGFVFNTRKPMFQDVRVRKAISLLLDFEWSNKQLFNGAYTRTRSYFENSDMAATGLPGPDELKILEPLRDKIPPQVFTEAFAPAKTDGSGMIRAQQREAYQLLQEAGWKIVDDKMVDATGKPVTIEFLLAQTEFERILLPFKRNLADLGIDLVIRRVDVSQFVTRLRSRDFDMLVGSFPQSSSPGNEQREFWKSTSADKPGSRNYMGLKDPAVDELVEQLIDSDTRASLIAHAKSLDRVLQFGYYVIPNWHIKTFRVAYWNNLGHPKVSPLYDVGISTWWSKPNVPPIVAPEPQASADAASGGD, encoded by the coding sequence ATGATGTATTTGCGTACTTCACTGTTTGCCGGCCTGTTGTTGTGCTGTGCGGCCCATGCGGCGCCGCAACACGCGCTGACCCTGTACAACGAGCCGCCAAAATACCCGGCCAATTTCAAGCACACCGACTACGTCAACCCGGATGCGCCCAAGGGCGGGACATTCCGTGAGTCGAGCCTGGCCGGCTTTGACAGTTTCAACCCGTTTATCAGCAAAGGCGTCCCGGCCGACAATATCGGTTTGATCTACGACACCCTGGCTACCCAGAGCCTCGACGAACCCTTCACCGAGTACGGCCTGGTCGCCGGCAAGATCGAAAAAGCCCCGGACAACAGCTGGGTACGCTTTTACCTGCGCCCCGAGGCGCGCTTCCACGACGGCCACCCCATGCGTGCCGACGACGTGGTGTTCAGTTTCCAGACCCTGATCAAGGACGGCACCCCGCTCTACCGCACCTACTACGCCGATGTCGACGAGGTCATCGCCGAAGACCCGCTGCGGGTGCTGTTCAAGTTCAAGCGCACCAACAATCGCGAGCTGCCACTGATCCTCGGCCAGCTGCCGGTACTGCCTAAACACTGGTGGGCAACCCGCGACTTCAATAAAGGCAACCTGGAGATTCCCCTGGGCAGCGGCCCCTACCGGGTGGCCGAGGTCAAGGCCGGGCGGTCGGTGAGCTATGAGCGGGTGAAGGACTACTGGGGCAAGGACCTGCCCATCAACAAAGGGCTGTACAACTTCGACCGGCGCGTCACCGATTACTACCGTGACGCCACCGTTGCGCTTGAAGCCCTCAAGGCCGGGCAGTTCGACTATTGGGCAGAGTTCAGCGCAAAGAACTGGGCGAATGCCTATAACGTGCCCGCCGTCACGCAAGGCCGCTTGATCAAGGAAGAAATTCCCAACGGCAACCCCACCGGCATGCAGGGTTTTGTGTTCAATACGCGCAAGCCGATGTTCCAGGATGTGCGCGTGCGCAAGGCGATCAGCTTGCTACTGGACTTCGAATGGAGCAATAAGCAGCTGTTCAACGGCGCCTACACCCGCACCCGCAGCTACTTCGAAAACTCGGACATGGCAGCCACCGGTTTGCCCGGCCCCGACGAGCTGAAAATTCTTGAGCCGCTGCGCGATAAGATCCCGCCTCAGGTATTCACCGAAGCGTTCGCGCCGGCCAAAACCGACGGCAGCGGCATGATCCGCGCCCAACAGCGCGAGGCGTACCAACTGTTGCAGGAAGCGGGCTGGAAGATCGTCGATGACAAAATGGTCGACGCCACCGGCAAACCCGTGACCATCGAATTCCTGCTCGCCCAGACGGAATTCGAGCGCATTCTGCTGCCCTTCAAGCGCAACCTGGCGGACCTGGGCATTGACCTGGTGATTCGCCGGGTGGACGTATCCCAGTTCGTCACCCGCCTACGTTCGCGGGACTTCGACATGCTGGTAGGCAGCTTCCCGCAATCCTCCTCGCCCGGTAACGAGCAGCGCGAATTCTGGAAATCCACCAGCGCCGACAAACCCGGTAGCCGCAACTACATGGGCCTGAAGGATCCAGCCGTGGATGAATTGGTGGAACAACTGATCGATTCCGACACCCGCGCCAGCCTGATCGCACACGCCAAATCCCTGGATCGCGTGCTGCAATTTGGCTACTACGTGATCCCCAACTGGCACATCAAAACCTTCCGCGTGGCCTACTGGAACAACCTCGGCCATCCAAAGGTGTCACCGCTGTACGACGTCGGCATATCCACCTGGTGGAGCAAACCCAACGTGCCACCCATCGTGGCGCCAGAACCCCAAGCGAGCGCCGATGCGGCGAGCGGAGGCGATTGA
- a CDS encoding microcin C ABC transporter permease YejB, with protein MLAYIVRRLLLIIPTLFGILLINFVIIQAAPGGPVEQMIAKLEGFDGATSRIAGGGAEVAVAGSSYRGAQGLDPALIKEIEKMYGFDKSAPERLWIMVKNYAQLDFGDSFFRDAKVIDLIKEKMPVSISLGLWSTLIMYLVSIPLGIAKATRHGSHFDVWTSSAIIVGYAIPAFLFAILLIVVFAGGSYFDWFPLRGLTSNNFDELSWGGKILDYFWHLALPITALVIGNFATMTLLTKNSFLDEINKQYVVTAKAKGLTNHRVLYGHVFRNAMLLVIAGFPSAFIGIFFTGSLLVEVIFSLDGLGLMSFEAAINRDYPVVFGTLFIFTLLGLVVKLIGDLTYTLVDPRIDFASREH; from the coding sequence ATGCTGGCCTATATCGTTCGTCGCCTGTTGCTGATCATCCCCACCCTGTTCGGGATCCTGCTGATCAACTTCGTCATCATCCAGGCCGCCCCCGGTGGCCCCGTGGAACAGATGATCGCCAAGCTCGAAGGCTTTGACGGCGCCACCAGCCGCATTGCCGGTGGCGGCGCCGAAGTAGCCGTGGCGGGTTCCAGCTACCGTGGCGCCCAAGGCCTGGACCCGGCGCTGATCAAGGAAATCGAGAAGATGTACGGCTTCGACAAGTCGGCGCCGGAACGCTTGTGGATCATGGTCAAGAACTACGCCCAGTTGGACTTTGGCGACAGCTTCTTTCGCGATGCGAAGGTCATCGACCTGATCAAGGAAAAGATGCCGGTGTCCATCTCGCTCGGGTTATGGAGCACGCTGATCATGTACCTGGTGTCGATCCCCCTGGGGATCGCCAAGGCCACGCGGCACGGTAGCCATTTCGACGTGTGGACCAGTTCGGCGATCATCGTCGGCTACGCGATCCCGGCCTTCCTGTTCGCCATCCTGTTGATCGTGGTGTTCGCCGGCGGCAGTTACTTTGACTGGTTCCCGTTGCGCGGGCTCACGTCCAACAACTTCGACGAACTGAGCTGGGGCGGCAAGATCCTCGACTACTTCTGGCACCTGGCCTTGCCTATCACAGCGCTGGTGATCGGCAATTTCGCGACCATGACGCTGCTGACCAAAAACAGCTTTCTCGACGAGATCAACAAGCAATACGTGGTCACCGCCAAGGCCAAGGGCCTGACCAACCACCGCGTGCTCTACGGCCATGTGTTCCGTAACGCGATGCTGCTGGTGATCGCCGGTTTCCCCTCGGCCTTTATCGGCATCTTCTTCACCGGCTCACTGCTGGTGGAAGTGATCTTCTCCCTCGACGGCCTGGGGCTGATGAGCTTTGAAGCGGCGATCAACCGTGACTACCCGGTCGTGTTTGGCACGCTGTTTATCTTCACCCTGCTGGGGCTGGTCGTGAAACTGATCGGCGACCTCACCTACACCCTGGTCGATCCGCGTATCGACTTCGCCAGCCGGGAGCATTGA
- a CDS encoding extracellular solute-binding protein, with the protein MKRPLLLLISLALSFAANATITESHGYTQFGLLKYPAKFTHFDWVNPAAPKGGTLRVMAFGTFDTLNPYTFKGSSPVSTPNFLQYGVNELNEPLMVGTGQYAPSGDEPTSSYGLIAQSVEYSEDRSWVVFNLRPEARFHDGKPITADDVAFSYRTLLTEGHPQYRTNLQEVARVDILNRHRIRFVFKRAGNPLLILRLGELPVLPKHYWKNRDFKATTFEPPLGSGPYRISKVTPGRQLVFERVKDYWGKDLPVNQGFYNYDKVEVEFYRDSDVAFEAFKAGEFDIYIEHQAKNWANGYNFPAVNRGEVIKAQIAHQIPTQSQGLFMNTRRPGFSQTKVREALGLMFDFEWTNRTLFSNAYKRTLSYYPNSEFAASGVPLGHEWLMLSPYREQLPANLFTQAFSLPQTDGRGIPRENMRRALALLGEAGWKLSGQRLLNKDGQPLRFEILLVNPNLERILQPYVENLISIGIDARLRTVDRAQYKQRLDQFDFDMILITLNQTLSPGLEQWQYFHSSQAAIKGSKNYAGIANPIVDHLLEQLLAARTREEQLAAGRALDRVLLWQHYSIPNWYLNYHRLAYRNRFAFVATPPYTLGLSAWWLKASEKAQ; encoded by the coding sequence TTGAAGCGTCCCCTCCTTCTATTAATAAGTCTGGCCTTGAGCTTTGCTGCGAACGCGACGATTACCGAGAGCCACGGTTATACGCAGTTCGGCTTGCTCAAGTACCCGGCCAAATTCACCCACTTCGATTGGGTAAACCCCGCAGCGCCGAAAGGCGGTACCTTGCGGGTCATGGCATTTGGCACCTTCGATACGCTCAACCCCTATACCTTCAAGGGCTCCAGCCCGGTTTCAACGCCAAATTTCCTGCAATACGGCGTCAATGAGCTCAATGAGCCGTTGATGGTCGGCACCGGCCAGTACGCGCCATCAGGCGATGAGCCCACTTCAAGCTATGGGTTGATTGCCCAATCGGTGGAATACAGCGAGGACCGCAGCTGGGTGGTGTTCAACCTGCGCCCCGAAGCACGCTTCCATGATGGCAAGCCGATCACCGCCGATGACGTGGCATTTTCCTACCGCACCCTACTGACCGAAGGCCACCCGCAGTACCGCACCAACCTGCAGGAAGTGGCGCGGGTGGACATCCTCAACCGTCATCGCATCCGCTTTGTGTTCAAGCGTGCCGGCAACCCGTTGCTGATCCTGCGCTTGGGTGAGTTGCCGGTATTGCCCAAGCACTACTGGAAAAACCGCGACTTCAAGGCCACCACCTTCGAACCGCCGCTGGGCAGCGGGCCGTACCGCATCAGCAAGGTCACGCCTGGGCGCCAGTTGGTGTTCGAACGGGTCAAGGATTACTGGGGCAAAGACCTGCCGGTCAACCAGGGCTTCTATAACTATGACAAGGTCGAAGTGGAATTCTACCGCGACAGCGACGTAGCCTTCGAAGCCTTCAAGGCCGGCGAGTTCGACATCTATATAGAGCACCAGGCCAAAAACTGGGCCAATGGCTACAACTTCCCAGCGGTGAACCGTGGTGAGGTGATCAAGGCGCAGATCGCCCACCAGATCCCGACCCAGAGCCAGGGTTTGTTCATGAACACGCGGCGGCCGGGCTTCAGCCAGACCAAGGTACGCGAGGCCCTGGGGCTGATGTTCGACTTCGAGTGGACCAACCGCACCCTGTTCAGCAACGCCTACAAACGCACCTTGAGCTACTACCCCAACAGCGAGTTCGCGGCCAGCGGCGTACCGTTGGGCCACGAATGGCTGATGCTCTCGCCGTACCGCGAGCAGCTACCGGCCAACCTGTTTACCCAAGCCTTCAGCCTGCCCCAGACCGACGGGCGCGGCATCCCCCGCGAGAACATGCGTCGCGCCCTGGCCCTGCTTGGCGAGGCTGGCTGGAAACTCTCGGGCCAGCGCTTGCTCAACAAGGACGGCCAGCCGCTGCGCTTCGAGATATTACTGGTCAACCCGAACCTGGAGCGCATCCTGCAGCCCTATGTCGAGAACCTGATCAGCATCGGCATCGACGCGCGCCTGCGTACCGTCGACCGCGCCCAGTACAAGCAACGCCTGGATCAGTTCGACTTCGACATGATCCTGATCACCCTCAACCAGACCTTGAGCCCCGGCCTTGAACAGTGGCAGTACTTCCACTCCAGCCAGGCGGCCATCAAGGGCAGCAAAAACTACGCAGGTATCGCCAACCCGATCGTCGATCACTTGCTGGAACAATTGCTCGCGGCACGCACACGCGAAGAACAACTGGCTGCCGGCCGCGCACTGGACCGGGTGCTGCTGTGGCAGCACTACAGCATTCCCAACTGGTACCTCAACTATCATCGCCTGGCGTACCGTAACCGGTTCGCCTTTGTCGCCACGCCGCCCTACACCCTGGGCCTGAGCGCGTGGTGGCTGAAAGCGTCGGAGAAAGCCCAATGA
- a CDS encoding lytic transglycosylase domain-containing protein, whose amino-acid sequence MSSSIRKSNHSDALTRLAQAVAVAVSATLAGCQSTNFAAQSTVQPKPNLAAKIKQKPLWLSEKPSPEVPQDVWERMRRGFQLQDNVGVNPRIEQQRLWFASNPSFLENAGERGSLYIHYIVERLEERNMPLELALLPVIESAYNPMAYSRSDAVGLWQFIPSTGRYFNLRQTRAYDGRRDITASTTAALDYLTRLHDMFNGDWLLALAAYNAGEGTVSRAIERNEKLGLPTDYWNLPLPQETKDYVPKFLALSQVVLAPEAYGVNLNPIANTPYFEVVEVKQSMDLSRVAALAEIDEDELFQLNPALKQRTTLDGPQHLLVPSSKAQLLTSTLSTMKPEELLAMRPKKQVFDEVETARVAGRTRSYKVRSGDNLTLIAKANKVDVHDLQRWNQLNGRALKVGQTLVMQDTRRAVASSKKPVQYKVKKGDSLYIVAKRFNVEMQHLKRWNPRTGQALKPGQMLVVSGPR is encoded by the coding sequence ATGTCGTCATCTATTCGTAAATCCAACCATTCAGACGCATTGACCCGCCTGGCTCAAGCTGTGGCGGTGGCTGTGTCCGCTACTCTGGCGGGCTGCCAATCGACAAATTTCGCTGCACAATCCACCGTGCAACCCAAACCGAATCTTGCTGCCAAGATCAAGCAAAAGCCCCTTTGGCTGTCCGAGAAACCTAGCCCCGAAGTACCCCAGGATGTCTGGGAGCGTATGCGTCGAGGCTTTCAATTGCAGGACAACGTCGGCGTCAACCCGCGCATCGAGCAACAGCGCCTGTGGTTCGCCAGCAACCCGTCCTTTCTGGAGAACGCCGGTGAACGCGGCAGTCTCTACATTCATTACATCGTAGAACGCCTTGAAGAGCGCAACATGCCCTTGGAGCTGGCGCTGCTGCCAGTGATCGAAAGTGCCTATAACCCAATGGCCTATTCACGCAGCGATGCGGTCGGTCTGTGGCAGTTCATCCCCTCCACCGGGCGCTACTTCAACCTGCGCCAGACCCGCGCCTACGACGGCCGCCGCGACATCACCGCCTCCACTACCGCTGCACTGGACTACCTGACCCGTCTGCACGATATGTTCAACGGCGACTGGCTGCTGGCGCTGGCTGCCTACAACGCCGGTGAAGGCACCGTGAGCCGGGCCATCGAGCGTAACGAAAAGCTTGGCCTGCCCACCGATTACTGGAACCTGCCCCTGCCCCAGGAAACCAAGGACTACGTGCCCAAGTTCCTGGCGCTGTCCCAGGTGGTGCTGGCCCCCGAGGCCTATGGCGTCAACCTGAACCCGATTGCCAATACGCCTTACTTCGAAGTGGTTGAAGTCAAGCAAAGCATGGACCTGTCACGGGTGGCTGCGCTGGCAGAAATCGACGAAGACGAACTGTTCCAGCTCAACCCGGCCCTGAAACAACGCACCACCCTGGACGGCCCCCAGCATCTGCTGGTACCGAGTTCCAAGGCGCAATTGCTCACCAGCACTCTTTCGACGATGAAGCCGGAAGAATTGCTGGCAATGCGCCCGAAGAAACAGGTGTTCGACGAAGTCGAGACCGCACGGGTGGCCGGCCGCACTCGCAGCTACAAAGTGCGCAGCGGTGACAACCTCACGCTGATCGCCAAGGCCAACAAGGTCGATGTGCATGACCTGCAGCGCTGGAACCAGCTCAATGGCCGGGCGCTCAAGGTCGGCCAGACCCTGGTCATGCAGGACACCCGCCGCGCTGTGGCCAGCAGCAAGAAACCCGTGCAGTACAAGGTCAAGAAAGGCGACTCGCTGTACATCGTCGCCAAGCGATTCAACGTCGAGATGCAACATCTCAAGCGTTGGAACCCACGCACTGGCCAGGCACTCAAGCCTGGGCAGATGCTGGTAGTGTCGGGGCCACGCTGA
- a CDS encoding ABC transporter ATP-binding protein, translated as MNQDNLIEIRDLSVEFVTGEHHHRVVNNVSFDIKRGETIALVGESGSGKSVTAHSILRLLPYPLARHPSGTIAYAGQDLLTLKEKTLRHIRGNRIAMIFQEPMTSLNPLHSIEKQINEVLGLHKGLTGKVATQRTLELLELVGIPEPHKRLKALPHELSGGQRQRVMIAMALANEPELLIADEPTTALDVTVQLKILELLKELQARLGMALLLISHDLNLVRRIAHRVCVMQKGCIVEQAECETLFQSPQHPYTQELLAAEPSGGPANNVVGPPLLEVDDLKVWFPIKKGFLRNTVDYVKAVDGINFSLPQGQTLGIVGESGSGKSTLGLAILRLIGSKGGIRFEGQQLDRLTQQQVRPLRREMQVVFQDPFGSLSPRMCVSEIVGEGLRIHKMGTAAEQEAAIIAALKEVGLDPDSRHRYPHEFSGGQRQRIAIARALVLKPRLILLDEPTSALDRTVQRQVVELLRSLQAKYNLTYLFISHDLAVVKALSHQLMVVKHGQVVEQGDARAIFADPQHAYTRQLLEAAFLVPA; from the coding sequence ATGAATCAGGACAATCTGATCGAAATCCGCGACCTCAGCGTCGAGTTCGTGACCGGCGAGCATCACCACCGTGTGGTCAACAACGTCAGCTTCGACATCAAGCGTGGCGAAACCATTGCGCTGGTCGGCGAAAGCGGTTCCGGTAAATCAGTGACCGCCCACTCGATCCTGCGCCTGCTGCCCTACCCGCTGGCGCGACACCCGAGCGGCACCATCGCGTATGCCGGGCAAGACCTGCTGACCCTCAAGGAAAAGACCCTGCGGCATATTCGCGGCAACCGGATCGCGATGATCTTCCAGGAGCCGATGACCTCGCTGAACCCGCTGCACTCGATCGAGAAGCAGATCAACGAAGTGCTCGGCCTCCACAAGGGGCTGACCGGCAAGGTCGCGACCCAGCGCACCCTGGAATTGCTCGAGCTGGTCGGCATCCCGGAACCGCATAAACGCCTCAAGGCCCTGCCCCACGAACTGTCCGGCGGCCAACGCCAGCGAGTAATGATCGCCATGGCATTGGCCAACGAGCCAGAGCTGTTGATCGCCGACGAGCCGACCACGGCCCTCGACGTCACCGTGCAATTGAAGATCCTCGAATTGCTCAAGGAGCTGCAGGCACGGCTGGGTATGGCACTGCTGCTGATCAGCCATGACTTGAACCTGGTGCGGCGCATTGCCCATCGTGTGTGTGTGATGCAGAAGGGTTGCATCGTCGAGCAGGCCGAGTGCGAGACGCTGTTCCAGTCGCCGCAACACCCCTACACCCAGGAACTGCTGGCGGCCGAACCCAGCGGTGGGCCGGCCAACAACGTGGTCGGGCCGCCGTTGCTGGAAGTCGATGACCTGAAAGTCTGGTTCCCGATCAAGAAAGGCTTTTTGCGCAACACCGTCGATTACGTCAAGGCAGTGGACGGCATCAACTTCAGCCTGCCCCAAGGGCAGACCCTGGGCATCGTCGGCGAAAGCGGCTCGGGCAAATCCACCCTCGGCCTGGCGATTCTGCGCTTGATCGGCAGCAAGGGCGGCATCCGCTTCGAAGGCCAACAGCTTGACCGCCTGACCCAGCAACAGGTGCGCCCGCTGCGCCGGGAAATGCAGGTGGTGTTCCAGGACCCGTTCGGCAGCCTCAGCCCGCGCATGTGCGTGAGTGAGATCGTCGGCGAAGGTTTGCGCATTCACAAGATGGGCACAGCGGCCGAGCAGGAAGCGGCGATTATCGCCGCGCTCAAGGAAGTGGGCCTGGACCCCGACTCCCGGCATCGCTACCCCCACGAATTCTCCGGCGGCCAGCGCCAACGCATCGCCATCGCCCGGGCGCTGGTGCTCAAGCCGCGCTTGATTCTGCTCGACGAACCCACTTCGGCCCTGGACCGCACAGTGCAACGCCAGGTGGTGGAATTGCTGCGCAGCTTGCAGGCCAAGTACAACCTGACCTACCTGTTTATCAGCCATGACCTGGCGGTGGTGAAAGCGTTGAGTCACCAACTGATGGTGGTCAAGCATGGGCAGGTAGTGGAACAAGGCGATGCGCGGGCGATATTTGCCGATCCGCAGCATGCGTATACCCGGCAGTTACTTGAAGCGGCGTTCCTCGTACCGGCCTGA